One genomic segment of Musa acuminata AAA Group cultivar baxijiao chromosome BXJ3-3, Cavendish_Baxijiao_AAA, whole genome shotgun sequence includes these proteins:
- the LOC135632836 gene encoding uncharacterized protein LOC135632836 has product MAESPSSIESIRKWIVEHKLRAVGCLWLSGIGSSIAYNWSRHNMKPSVKIIHARLHAQALTLAALAGAAVVEYYDHQSKPGSNVVKYPNQFLAHPQKD; this is encoded by the exons ATGGCGGAGAGCCCGAGCTCGATTGAATCAATCAGGAAATGGATCGTGGAGCACAAGCTGCGGGCCGTCG GGTGCCTTTGGCTCAGCGGGATAGGGAGTTCGATCGCCTACAACTGGTCGCGCCATAACATGAAACCCAGCGTCAAGATCATCCACGCGAG GTTGCATGCTCAGGCTCTGACACTGGCTGCCTTAGCTGGTGCTGCCGTGGTCGAGTACTACGATCATCAGTCTAAACCAGGATCAAATGTGGTCAAATATCCCAATCAATTCCTGGCACACCCACAGAAAGACTAG
- the LOC103978964 gene encoding auxilin-related protein 2 isoform X2 translates to MDELPGILARDFGFRPQGKSAPMAASKAASAGGVNLDAGMNRSSEASSSLNRPRSGPNPTSAGDPFLGDHRFKTPGSRSPPGHDDIFGGPPSYSSKSSDRRSVEGLSDYKSKSSSSLPVYDKPVHDDDAIFDGVPGLKSTSAKYDDVFSSVLPASKHDSTPTYDDLLENLGKPMPAPKNANEERSGEKEHDLSGFDELIPGFGGSSPPKKREPPEVNQQKPSVSSAKPASIVTEDPFVVLETESTSTSSSVFILDPLENISMPLNSENMKVGASSVSGGSSVEIDSFGGLSKSMPASMADINESQKNKGYTHDAHNMSPGHHFSGGQAQQASADAHESILPKMHPPKSSDSQKFAGVSGVQSSATHGRNTTVDQTPKSYEQSETADDVWLTVDEIPLFTQPSGASPPSRPPPPFDTKKATSADNGKREKESLSQPTQSYTYTKDKARKPVVSPIDELEDFAMGKPQTYSQDHADIFTSENNIEANSDAAASAAAMKEAVDRAEVKFRHARGLRERECNPKSTKSRVPVWHERVQKAKICEHDVEDKENQERIYKEQQQKEWRRIEKERKKEQARQAAERATREVQERSAAEGRLKAEKAAAGIHERAAAEARERAAAEARDKAAGEKQQKPENDLESFFSMGTQASSSPKQRATVESMFDVQSQSKGGYDGTRTSSSFSSTIRKASSTTNIVDDLSSIFGAPQSSGEFQEAGESEERRKARLERHQRTLERAAKALAEKNERDMQIQREQAERQRIAEALDFDIKRWASGKEGNLRALLSTLQYVVWPECSWQPVSLTDLITAAAVKKVYRKATLCLHPDKVQQKGANLQQKYIAEKVFDLLKEAWNKFSSAELFL, encoded by the exons ATGGACGAGCTTCCGGGTATTCTCGCCCGGGATTTCGGGTTCCGGCCGCAGGGCAAGTCCGCTCCCATGGCCGCATCCAAGGCCGCCTCCGCTGGCGGCGTGAATCTTGACGCCGGAATGAACAGATCCTCCGAAGCGAGCTCGTCCTTGAATAGGCCGAGATCCGGGCCGAACCCGACCTCGGCCGGGGATCCATTCCTCGGTGATCACCGATTCAAGACTCCCGGAAGCCGGAGCCCCCCGGGTCACGATGATATCTTCGGAGGTCCTCCGAGTTATTCGAGTAAGTCCTCCGATCGGAGGTCGGTGGAGGGTCTCAGCGACTACAAATCGAAATCTTCGTCTTCTTTGCCGGTGTATGATAAGCCGGTTCATGATGATGATGCCATCTTCGATGGGGTTCCCGGATTAAAGAGCACGTCTGCTAAGTATGACGATGTATTTTCTTCGGTCTTGCCGGCATCCAAACATGATTCTACTCCCacatacgacgatcttcttgagaATCTTGGGAAACCAATGCCGGCGCCAAAGAACGCGAACGAGGAGAGATCAGGTGAGAAAGAGCACGACTTGTCCGGATTTGATGAGCTGATTCCTGGATTTGGTGGGAGCAGTCCTCCCAAGAAAAG GGAGCCTCCAGAGGTTAACCAACAAAAGCCTTCTGTTTCGTCAGCTAAACCAGCTTCCATTGTGACAGAGGACCCCTTTGTTGTTTTAGAAACAGAATCTACCTCTACATCATCTTCAGTCTTTATCCTTGACCCTTTGGAAAATATTAGCATGCCTCTGAACTCAGAAAACATGAAGGTTGGCGCTTCCTCTGTTAGTGGGGGCTCATCTGTTGAGATTGATTCATTTGGTGGACTCTCCAAATCGATGCCAGCATCTATGGCTGACATAAATGAGAGTCAGAAGAACAAGGGTTATACACATGATGCCCACAACATGAGCCCCGGGCATCATTTTTCTGGAGGACAAGCTCAACAGGCTTCAGCAGATGCCCATGAAAGCATCTTGCCAAAGATGCATCCTCCTAAATCTTCTGACTCGCAGAAATTTGCCGGTGTAAGTGGTGTCCAAAGTTCTGCTACACATGGAAGAAATACCACAGTTGACCAAACCCCAAAGTCCTATGAACAGTCAGAGACAGCAGATGATGTATGGCTAACTGTTGATGAGATTCCCCTCTTCACTCAACCTTCAGGTGCTTCTCCGCCTTCTAGGCCTCCACCTCCATTTGACACAAAAAAAGCCACTTCTGCAGACAAtggaaaaagggaaaaagaatcctTATCCCAGCCTACTCAAAGCTATACTTATACAAAAGATAAAGCAAGGAAACCTGTTGTATCTCCAATAGATGAACTTGAAGATTTTGCAATGGGCAAGCCTCAGACGTATTCACAGGACCATGCAGATATCTTTACTAGTGAAAACAATATAGAGGCAAATTCAGATGCTGCAGCATCTGCAGCTGCTATGAAGGAGGCTGTGGACAGAGCTGAGGTAAAGTTCAGGCATGCTAGGGGGTTAAGGGAGAGAGAATGCAATCCAAAGTCAACTAAAAGCAGAGTACCTGTATGGCACGAAAGAGTTCAAAAAGCAAAAATATGTGAACATGATGTAGAAGATAAAGAGAATCAAGAAAGAATATATAAGGAACAACAACAGAAGGAATGGAGGAgaattgaaaaagaaagaaaaaaagaacaggCCAGACAAGCTGCAGAGAGAGCTACAAGAGAGGTACAGGAACGGTCAGCTGCTGAAGGTCGACTAAAAGCTGAGAAGGCAGCTGCAGGAATACATGAAAGAGCTGCAGCAGAGGCTCGAGAAagagcagcagcagaagcaagAGACAAAGCTGCAGGAGAAAAGCAGCAGAAACCTGAAAATGACCTCGAGTCTTTCTTCTCAATGGGTACTCAAGCAAGCAGTTCTCCCAAGCAAAGGGCTACAGTA GAATCCATGTTTGATGTTCAATCTCAAAGCAAGGGTGGTTATGATGGGACAAGAACATCTTCAAGTTTCTCATCTACCATCAGGAAGGCATCTTCCACAACAAATATTGTGGATGATCTATCTTCCATTTTTGGAG CTCCTCAATCATCTGGAGAGTTCCAAGAAGCTGGAGAGagtgaagaaagaagaaaagctaGACTGGAACGGCATCAAAGGACACTTGAGCGTGCG GCCAAAGCATTGGCAGAGAAAAATGAGCGTGATATGCAAATTCAGAGGGAGCAGGCAGAAAGACAA AGGATTGCAGAAGCACTGGATTTTGATATAAAACGTTGGGCTTCTGGGAAAGAAGGAAATTTGCGTGCCTTGTTATCAACATTGCAATAT GTAGTTTGGCCCGAATGCAGTTGGCAGCCTGTATCTTTGACTGATTTGATCACTGCTGCTGCAGTGAAAAAGGTTTATAGAAAGGCAACCTTGTGTCTCCATCCGGATAAGGTGCAACAGAAGGGTGCAAATCTTCAACAAAAATATATTGCTGAGAAAGTGTTTGATCTCCTTAAG GAAGCTTGGAACAAGTTCAGTTCTGCAGAGCTCTTTTTATAG
- the LOC103978964 gene encoding auxilin-related protein 2 isoform X3, whose product MDELPGILARDFGFRPQGKSAPMAASKAASAGGVNLDAGMNRSSEASSSLNRPRSGPNPTSAGDPFLGDHRFKTPGSRSPPGHDDIFGGPPSYSSKSSDRRSVEGLSDYKSKSSSSLPVYDKPVHDDDAIFDGVPGLKSTSAKYDDVFSSVLPASKHDSTPTYDDLLENLGKPMPAPKNANEERSGEKEHDLSGFDELIPGFGGSSPPKKREPPEVNQQKPSVSSAKPASIVTEDPFVVLETESTSTSSSVFILDPLENISMPLNSENMKVGASSVSGGSSVEIDSFGGLSKSMPASMADINESQKNKGYTHDAHNMSPGHHFSGGQAQQASADAHESILPKMHPPKSSDSQKFAGVSGVQSSATHGRNTTVDQTPKSYEQSETADDVWLTVDEIPLFTQPSGASPPSRPPPPFDTKKATSADNGKREKESLSQPTQSYTYTKDKARKPVVSPIDELEDFAMGKPQTYSQDHADIFTSENNIEANSDAAASAAAMKEAVDRAEVKFRHARGLRERECNPKSTKSRVPVWHERVQKAKICEHDVEDKENQERIYKEQQQKEWRRIEKERKKEQARQAAERATREVQERSAAEGRLKAEKAAAGIHERAAAEARERAAAEARDKAAGEKQQKPENDLESFFSMGTQASSSPKQRATVESMFDVQSQSKGGYDGTRTSSSFSSTIRKASSTTNIVDDLSSIFGAPQSSGEFQEAGESEERRKARLERHQRTLERAAKALAEKNERDMQIQREQAERQVVWPECSWQPVSLTDLITAAAVKKVYRKATLCLHPDKVQQKGANLQQKYIAEKVFDLLKPNVILATQIITPATPVDSFMQTAL is encoded by the exons ATGGACGAGCTTCCGGGTATTCTCGCCCGGGATTTCGGGTTCCGGCCGCAGGGCAAGTCCGCTCCCATGGCCGCATCCAAGGCCGCCTCCGCTGGCGGCGTGAATCTTGACGCCGGAATGAACAGATCCTCCGAAGCGAGCTCGTCCTTGAATAGGCCGAGATCCGGGCCGAACCCGACCTCGGCCGGGGATCCATTCCTCGGTGATCACCGATTCAAGACTCCCGGAAGCCGGAGCCCCCCGGGTCACGATGATATCTTCGGAGGTCCTCCGAGTTATTCGAGTAAGTCCTCCGATCGGAGGTCGGTGGAGGGTCTCAGCGACTACAAATCGAAATCTTCGTCTTCTTTGCCGGTGTATGATAAGCCGGTTCATGATGATGATGCCATCTTCGATGGGGTTCCCGGATTAAAGAGCACGTCTGCTAAGTATGACGATGTATTTTCTTCGGTCTTGCCGGCATCCAAACATGATTCTACTCCCacatacgacgatcttcttgagaATCTTGGGAAACCAATGCCGGCGCCAAAGAACGCGAACGAGGAGAGATCAGGTGAGAAAGAGCACGACTTGTCCGGATTTGATGAGCTGATTCCTGGATTTGGTGGGAGCAGTCCTCCCAAGAAAAG GGAGCCTCCAGAGGTTAACCAACAAAAGCCTTCTGTTTCGTCAGCTAAACCAGCTTCCATTGTGACAGAGGACCCCTTTGTTGTTTTAGAAACAGAATCTACCTCTACATCATCTTCAGTCTTTATCCTTGACCCTTTGGAAAATATTAGCATGCCTCTGAACTCAGAAAACATGAAGGTTGGCGCTTCCTCTGTTAGTGGGGGCTCATCTGTTGAGATTGATTCATTTGGTGGACTCTCCAAATCGATGCCAGCATCTATGGCTGACATAAATGAGAGTCAGAAGAACAAGGGTTATACACATGATGCCCACAACATGAGCCCCGGGCATCATTTTTCTGGAGGACAAGCTCAACAGGCTTCAGCAGATGCCCATGAAAGCATCTTGCCAAAGATGCATCCTCCTAAATCTTCTGACTCGCAGAAATTTGCCGGTGTAAGTGGTGTCCAAAGTTCTGCTACACATGGAAGAAATACCACAGTTGACCAAACCCCAAAGTCCTATGAACAGTCAGAGACAGCAGATGATGTATGGCTAACTGTTGATGAGATTCCCCTCTTCACTCAACCTTCAGGTGCTTCTCCGCCTTCTAGGCCTCCACCTCCATTTGACACAAAAAAAGCCACTTCTGCAGACAAtggaaaaagggaaaaagaatcctTATCCCAGCCTACTCAAAGCTATACTTATACAAAAGATAAAGCAAGGAAACCTGTTGTATCTCCAATAGATGAACTTGAAGATTTTGCAATGGGCAAGCCTCAGACGTATTCACAGGACCATGCAGATATCTTTACTAGTGAAAACAATATAGAGGCAAATTCAGATGCTGCAGCATCTGCAGCTGCTATGAAGGAGGCTGTGGACAGAGCTGAGGTAAAGTTCAGGCATGCTAGGGGGTTAAGGGAGAGAGAATGCAATCCAAAGTCAACTAAAAGCAGAGTACCTGTATGGCACGAAAGAGTTCAAAAAGCAAAAATATGTGAACATGATGTAGAAGATAAAGAGAATCAAGAAAGAATATATAAGGAACAACAACAGAAGGAATGGAGGAgaattgaaaaagaaagaaaaaaagaacaggCCAGACAAGCTGCAGAGAGAGCTACAAGAGAGGTACAGGAACGGTCAGCTGCTGAAGGTCGACTAAAAGCTGAGAAGGCAGCTGCAGGAATACATGAAAGAGCTGCAGCAGAGGCTCGAGAAagagcagcagcagaagcaagAGACAAAGCTGCAGGAGAAAAGCAGCAGAAACCTGAAAATGACCTCGAGTCTTTCTTCTCAATGGGTACTCAAGCAAGCAGTTCTCCCAAGCAAAGGGCTACAGTA GAATCCATGTTTGATGTTCAATCTCAAAGCAAGGGTGGTTATGATGGGACAAGAACATCTTCAAGTTTCTCATCTACCATCAGGAAGGCATCTTCCACAACAAATATTGTGGATGATCTATCTTCCATTTTTGGAG CTCCTCAATCATCTGGAGAGTTCCAAGAAGCTGGAGAGagtgaagaaagaagaaaagctaGACTGGAACGGCATCAAAGGACACTTGAGCGTGCG GCCAAAGCATTGGCAGAGAAAAATGAGCGTGATATGCAAATTCAGAGGGAGCAGGCAGAAAGACAA GTAGTTTGGCCCGAATGCAGTTGGCAGCCTGTATCTTTGACTGATTTGATCACTGCTGCTGCAGTGAAAAAGGTTTATAGAAAGGCAACCTTGTGTCTCCATCCGGATAAGGTGCAACAGAAGGGTGCAAATCTTCAACAAAAATATATTGCTGAGAAAGTGTTTGATCTCCTTAAG CCAAACGTCATATTGGCTACCCAAATCATCACCCCAGCTACGCCTGTGGATTCATTCATGCAAACAGCTTTGTGA
- the LOC103978964 gene encoding auxilin-related protein 2 isoform X1, with protein sequence MDELPGILARDFGFRPQGKSAPMAASKAASAGGVNLDAGMNRSSEASSSLNRPRSGPNPTSAGDPFLGDHRFKTPGSRSPPGHDDIFGGPPSYSSKSSDRRSVEGLSDYKSKSSSSLPVYDKPVHDDDAIFDGVPGLKSTSAKYDDVFSSVLPASKHDSTPTYDDLLENLGKPMPAPKNANEERSGEKEHDLSGFDELIPGFGGSSPPKKREPPEVNQQKPSVSSAKPASIVTEDPFVVLETESTSTSSSVFILDPLENISMPLNSENMKVGASSVSGGSSVEIDSFGGLSKSMPASMADINESQKNKGYTHDAHNMSPGHHFSGGQAQQASADAHESILPKMHPPKSSDSQKFAGVSGVQSSATHGRNTTVDQTPKSYEQSETADDVWLTVDEIPLFTQPSGASPPSRPPPPFDTKKATSADNGKREKESLSQPTQSYTYTKDKARKPVVSPIDELEDFAMGKPQTYSQDHADIFTSENNIEANSDAAASAAAMKEAVDRAEVKFRHARGLRERECNPKSTKSRVPVWHERVQKAKICEHDVEDKENQERIYKEQQQKEWRRIEKERKKEQARQAAERATREVQERSAAEGRLKAEKAAAGIHERAAAEARERAAAEARDKAAGEKQQKPENDLESFFSMGTQASSSPKQRATVESMFDVQSQSKGGYDGTRTSSSFSSTIRKASSTTNIVDDLSSIFGAPQSSGEFQEAGESEERRKARLERHQRTLERAAKALAEKNERDMQIQREQAERQRIAEALDFDIKRWASGKEGNLRALLSTLQYVVWPECSWQPVSLTDLITAAAVKKVYRKATLCLHPDKVQQKGANLQQKYIAEKVFDLLKPNVILATQIITPATPVDSFMQTAL encoded by the exons ATGGACGAGCTTCCGGGTATTCTCGCCCGGGATTTCGGGTTCCGGCCGCAGGGCAAGTCCGCTCCCATGGCCGCATCCAAGGCCGCCTCCGCTGGCGGCGTGAATCTTGACGCCGGAATGAACAGATCCTCCGAAGCGAGCTCGTCCTTGAATAGGCCGAGATCCGGGCCGAACCCGACCTCGGCCGGGGATCCATTCCTCGGTGATCACCGATTCAAGACTCCCGGAAGCCGGAGCCCCCCGGGTCACGATGATATCTTCGGAGGTCCTCCGAGTTATTCGAGTAAGTCCTCCGATCGGAGGTCGGTGGAGGGTCTCAGCGACTACAAATCGAAATCTTCGTCTTCTTTGCCGGTGTATGATAAGCCGGTTCATGATGATGATGCCATCTTCGATGGGGTTCCCGGATTAAAGAGCACGTCTGCTAAGTATGACGATGTATTTTCTTCGGTCTTGCCGGCATCCAAACATGATTCTACTCCCacatacgacgatcttcttgagaATCTTGGGAAACCAATGCCGGCGCCAAAGAACGCGAACGAGGAGAGATCAGGTGAGAAAGAGCACGACTTGTCCGGATTTGATGAGCTGATTCCTGGATTTGGTGGGAGCAGTCCTCCCAAGAAAAG GGAGCCTCCAGAGGTTAACCAACAAAAGCCTTCTGTTTCGTCAGCTAAACCAGCTTCCATTGTGACAGAGGACCCCTTTGTTGTTTTAGAAACAGAATCTACCTCTACATCATCTTCAGTCTTTATCCTTGACCCTTTGGAAAATATTAGCATGCCTCTGAACTCAGAAAACATGAAGGTTGGCGCTTCCTCTGTTAGTGGGGGCTCATCTGTTGAGATTGATTCATTTGGTGGACTCTCCAAATCGATGCCAGCATCTATGGCTGACATAAATGAGAGTCAGAAGAACAAGGGTTATACACATGATGCCCACAACATGAGCCCCGGGCATCATTTTTCTGGAGGACAAGCTCAACAGGCTTCAGCAGATGCCCATGAAAGCATCTTGCCAAAGATGCATCCTCCTAAATCTTCTGACTCGCAGAAATTTGCCGGTGTAAGTGGTGTCCAAAGTTCTGCTACACATGGAAGAAATACCACAGTTGACCAAACCCCAAAGTCCTATGAACAGTCAGAGACAGCAGATGATGTATGGCTAACTGTTGATGAGATTCCCCTCTTCACTCAACCTTCAGGTGCTTCTCCGCCTTCTAGGCCTCCACCTCCATTTGACACAAAAAAAGCCACTTCTGCAGACAAtggaaaaagggaaaaagaatcctTATCCCAGCCTACTCAAAGCTATACTTATACAAAAGATAAAGCAAGGAAACCTGTTGTATCTCCAATAGATGAACTTGAAGATTTTGCAATGGGCAAGCCTCAGACGTATTCACAGGACCATGCAGATATCTTTACTAGTGAAAACAATATAGAGGCAAATTCAGATGCTGCAGCATCTGCAGCTGCTATGAAGGAGGCTGTGGACAGAGCTGAGGTAAAGTTCAGGCATGCTAGGGGGTTAAGGGAGAGAGAATGCAATCCAAAGTCAACTAAAAGCAGAGTACCTGTATGGCACGAAAGAGTTCAAAAAGCAAAAATATGTGAACATGATGTAGAAGATAAAGAGAATCAAGAAAGAATATATAAGGAACAACAACAGAAGGAATGGAGGAgaattgaaaaagaaagaaaaaaagaacaggCCAGACAAGCTGCAGAGAGAGCTACAAGAGAGGTACAGGAACGGTCAGCTGCTGAAGGTCGACTAAAAGCTGAGAAGGCAGCTGCAGGAATACATGAAAGAGCTGCAGCAGAGGCTCGAGAAagagcagcagcagaagcaagAGACAAAGCTGCAGGAGAAAAGCAGCAGAAACCTGAAAATGACCTCGAGTCTTTCTTCTCAATGGGTACTCAAGCAAGCAGTTCTCCCAAGCAAAGGGCTACAGTA GAATCCATGTTTGATGTTCAATCTCAAAGCAAGGGTGGTTATGATGGGACAAGAACATCTTCAAGTTTCTCATCTACCATCAGGAAGGCATCTTCCACAACAAATATTGTGGATGATCTATCTTCCATTTTTGGAG CTCCTCAATCATCTGGAGAGTTCCAAGAAGCTGGAGAGagtgaagaaagaagaaaagctaGACTGGAACGGCATCAAAGGACACTTGAGCGTGCG GCCAAAGCATTGGCAGAGAAAAATGAGCGTGATATGCAAATTCAGAGGGAGCAGGCAGAAAGACAA AGGATTGCAGAAGCACTGGATTTTGATATAAAACGTTGGGCTTCTGGGAAAGAAGGAAATTTGCGTGCCTTGTTATCAACATTGCAATAT GTAGTTTGGCCCGAATGCAGTTGGCAGCCTGTATCTTTGACTGATTTGATCACTGCTGCTGCAGTGAAAAAGGTTTATAGAAAGGCAACCTTGTGTCTCCATCCGGATAAGGTGCAACAGAAGGGTGCAAATCTTCAACAAAAATATATTGCTGAGAAAGTGTTTGATCTCCTTAAG CCAAACGTCATATTGGCTACCCAAATCATCACCCCAGCTACGCCTGTGGATTCATTCATGCAAACAGCTTTGTGA